The following coding sequences lie in one Cydia fagiglandana chromosome 27, ilCydFagi1.1, whole genome shotgun sequence genomic window:
- the LOC134677885 gene encoding 26S proteasome non-ATPase regulatory subunit 13 — protein MATVKFAVIDVNDFLSKKQAAEPALAADWAILEELYNKKLWHQLTLKLQEFVNHPALQTGDCLIQLYNNFLTTFENKINPLSLVEITSHIVKQFDNKKDAIAFLEKVESKVKMNDEALALCKVLQGEIYLEQLNDLDATEKIIEELEGSLEDADGVTPVHGRFYKLASEYYRVRGPMARYYRAALRHVGCAEGGALLPPPERRALARSLAIAAVVAPNVYDLGELLAHPILESLENTPDAWARELVLAVSRGDVAAFEALRAAAPAPELRRADQSVRQKVAITCLMEMAFNRTSATRKLTFAEIAQEARVPLNEVELLVMKALAEKLIRGHIDQVSSTVAVTWVRPRALPRAAAAALAARLDTWRAAARAAADLLGAQPDLLTL, from the exons ATGGCGACCGTAAAGTTTGCAGTCATTGATGTAAATGATTTTTTATCCAAAAAACAGGCAGCCGAGCCTGCTTTAGCAGCAGATTGGGCTATTTTAGAAGAActttacaataaaaa ATTATGGCACCAACTTACGTTAAAACTGCAAGAATTCGTGAACCACCCGGCGCTACAGACCGGCGACTGCCTTATCCAACTGTACAACAACTTTTTAACGACTTTTGAGAACAA AATCAACCCGCTCTCGCTGGTGGAGATAACCTCGCACATCGTGAAGCAGTTTGACAACAAGAAAGATGCCATCGCCTTCCTGGAGAAGGTTGAGAGTAAGGTGAAGATGAATGACGAGGCACTGGCTCTCTGCAAG GTCCTTCAAGGCGAGATCTACCTGGAACAGCTGAATGACCTGGATGCCACGGAGAAGATCATCGAGGAACTGGAAGGCTCGCTGGAGGACGCCGACGGAGTCACCCCGGTGCACGGCCGGTTCTACAAACTGGCTTCCGAGTACTACAG GGTCCGCGGGCCGATGGCGCGCTACTACCGCGCGGCGCTGCGCCACGTGGGCTGCGCCGAGGGCGGCGCGCTGCTGCCGCCGCCGGAGCGCCGCGCCCTAGCGCGCTCGCTCGCCATCGCCGCCGTCGTCGCCCCTAACGTCTACGATCTAGGAGAGCTG CTGGCGCACCCCATCCTGGAATCCCTGGAGAACACCCCGGACGCGTGGGCTCGGGAACTCGTGCTAGCCGTGTCGCGCGGCGACGTGGCGGCCTTCGAGGCGCTGCGGGCCGCCGCGCCAGCCCCGGAGCTGCGCCGGGCCGACCAGAGCGTCAGGCAGAAGGTCGCCATTACCTGTCTCATGGAG ATGGCATTCAACCGCACATCTGCGACCCGCAAGCTGACATTCGCCGAGATCGCGCAGGAGGCCCGGGTGCCTCTTAACGAAGTGGAGCTGCTGGTTATGAAGGCTTTAGCTGAGAAACTGATCCGGGGACATATTGATCAA GTGAGCTCGACGGTGGCGGTGACGTGGGTGCGGCCTCGCGCCCTGCCGCgcgccgcggccgccgcgctcgccgcccgcctcgacacgtggcgcgccgccgcccgagccgccgccgacctgctcggcgcgcagcccgacctgctcacgctctag